Proteins found in one Lutimonas zeaxanthinifaciens genomic segment:
- a CDS encoding outer membrane beta-barrel protein, with product MLERKNIDRVFQENLKDLEIYPNKRVWSNIEGRLNNRQKPAVALWKKLSAAAILTGIIVTAGLFYQNNSVSADIQVVEVDGTSIDNSTTPDLNPVAIINEDTELAAEIKPKENKIRVSEKPIFVKQPNNQVIVTDNEITTIYSSIEDKYIVDKEDFLDELNNTESITARMAAIPEKNQKEKIDKKWSVGPTVAPVFYNSLQDGSPINEALSNNSRSSDNALSVGVKINYQLTSKFFIQSGVNKVELAYNTKDVNALISSSKNAVSNINTDKYGVILTPSRNGQIQNSGNELYKSSLSGDLNQSIEYYELPIEMKYNLYDKRLGLNLVGGFSTLILSDNSVSIVNQNSVVELGNANNLNDFNFSGNVGVDLDYKLSKSWFLNVAPMFKYQFNTYSGNSGNFRPYYFGLYSGLNYKF from the coding sequence ATGTTAGAAAGAAAAAACATAGACAGGGTTTTTCAAGAGAACTTGAAGGATTTGGAAATTTATCCAAATAAGAGGGTTTGGTCTAATATTGAAGGCCGTCTAAATAATCGTCAGAAGCCTGCGGTTGCACTTTGGAAAAAATTGAGTGCTGCAGCAATTTTGACAGGTATAATTGTTACTGCCGGTTTATTCTATCAAAACAATTCCGTGTCGGCCGACATCCAGGTAGTGGAAGTTGACGGAACAAGTATCGACAATTCAACAACTCCTGACCTTAACCCGGTAGCAATCATAAATGAGGATACGGAACTCGCTGCTGAAATTAAGCCTAAGGAGAATAAAATCAGAGTTTCAGAAAAACCGATTTTTGTTAAACAACCTAATAATCAGGTTATTGTAACTGACAATGAAATTACAACGATTTATTCCAGCATTGAAGACAAGTATATTGTTGATAAAGAGGATTTCCTGGACGAATTAAACAATACGGAGTCCATCACAGCTCGTATGGCGGCTATTCCTGAGAAAAATCAAAAGGAAAAAATTGACAAAAAATGGTCTGTCGGCCCTACGGTGGCACCTGTTTTTTATAATTCACTGCAGGATGGATCTCCAATCAATGAAGCGCTGTCCAATAACTCAAGGTCTTCTGACAATGCCCTCTCTGTGGGTGTAAAAATCAATTATCAGTTAACAAGCAAATTTTTTATTCAATCCGGGGTAAACAAAGTTGAACTTGCATACAATACGAAGGATGTCAACGCGTTAATTTCTTCTTCGAAAAATGCCGTAAGTAATATCAATACGGACAAATACGGCGTAATCCTGACTCCCTCTAGAAACGGACAAATTCAAAATTCCGGTAATGAGCTTTATAAATCAAGTTTGAGTGGCGATCTGAATCAGTCGATTGAATATTATGAATTGCCGATTGAAATGAAATATAATCTTTATGATAAAAGGCTTGGTTTAAATCTGGTAGGTGGTTTTAGTACCCTTATTTTATCCGATAATTCGGTTTCGATTGTAAATCAGAACAGCGTTGTCGAGCTCGGAAATGCCAATAATTTAAATGACTTTAATTTTAGCGGAAATGTTGGTGTGGACCTCGATTACAAATTAAGTAAAAGTTGGTTTTTAAATGTAGCTCCGATGTTTAAATACCAGTTTAATACCTACTCCGGTAATTCAGGTAATTTCAGGCCCTACTACTTTGGTCTTTATTCTGGTCTGAATTACAAATTCTAG
- the amaB gene encoding L-piperidine-6-carboxylate dehydrogenase: MGLVATDFGIKEALDQLGIKEVNAGSSTGSDFFASGEMLDSYSPVDGKLIASVQSSTMDDYEKVIQTASEAFKSWRKIPAPQRGEIVRQFGERLRELKEPLGKLVSYEMGKSFQEGLGEVQEMIDICDFAVGLSRQLHGLTMHSERPGHRMYEQYHSLGIVGIISAFNFPVAVWAWNTALAWICGDVCVWKPSEKTPLCGIACQHIAASVFKENNLPEGISCLINGNYTVGEMMTTDRRIPLVSATGSIRMGKIVAQKVAARLGKSLLELGGNNAIIVSPDADIKMTVIGAVFGAVGTAGQRCTSTRRLIIHEQIYDKVKDALVSAYSQLRIGNPLDQNNHVGPLIDKDAVRMYEEALAKVVQEGGKLLLEGGKLSGEGYESGCYVKPAIAEANNDFEIVQHETFAPILYLLKYSGEIQNAIDIQNGVVQGLSSAIMTNNLREAEQFLSVSGSDCGIANVNIGTSGAEIGGAFGGEKETGGGRESGSDAWKIYMRRQTNTINYTTELPLAQGIKFDL; the protein is encoded by the coding sequence ATGGGCTTAGTCGCAACCGATTTTGGAATTAAAGAAGCTTTGGATCAACTGGGTATTAAAGAGGTGAATGCCGGAAGTTCAACGGGATCAGATTTCTTTGCTTCCGGAGAAATGCTGGATTCTTATTCTCCTGTTGATGGTAAACTTATTGCCTCTGTACAATCAAGTACTATGGATGATTATGAAAAAGTCATTCAAACCGCATCTGAAGCATTTAAATCCTGGAGAAAAATTCCTGCTCCTCAACGAGGAGAAATTGTAAGACAGTTCGGAGAGAGGTTAAGAGAACTTAAAGAGCCTTTAGGAAAGCTTGTTTCCTATGAAATGGGTAAAAGCTTTCAGGAAGGACTTGGAGAGGTTCAGGAAATGATCGATATCTGTGACTTTGCTGTTGGTCTTTCAAGACAATTGCACGGGCTTACCATGCACAGTGAAAGGCCCGGGCACAGAATGTATGAACAATATCATTCCCTCGGAATTGTCGGTATTATTTCCGCATTTAACTTTCCGGTTGCTGTTTGGGCATGGAACACTGCACTTGCATGGATTTGCGGAGATGTCTGTGTTTGGAAACCATCAGAAAAAACACCTCTTTGCGGAATTGCATGCCAGCATATTGCAGCGAGCGTTTTCAAGGAAAATAATCTGCCCGAAGGAATTTCCTGCTTAATCAACGGAAATTATACTGTTGGTGAAATGATGACCACGGATCGAAGAATTCCTCTTGTTTCTGCAACAGGTTCAATCAGGATGGGAAAAATAGTTGCGCAAAAAGTAGCTGCAAGGCTGGGCAAATCTCTTCTGGAATTAGGGGGAAATAACGCGATTATTGTCAGTCCTGATGCGGATATTAAGATGACGGTAATTGGAGCTGTTTTCGGTGCGGTCGGAACTGCCGGTCAAAGATGTACCTCCACGAGAAGGCTAATTATTCATGAGCAAATATATGATAAGGTAAAAGATGCTTTAGTCTCAGCCTACAGTCAGCTTAGAATCGGTAATCCATTGGATCAAAACAACCATGTGGGGCCATTAATTGATAAGGATGCCGTAAGGATGTATGAAGAGGCATTGGCAAAAGTTGTTCAGGAAGGAGGAAAGCTATTACTTGAAGGAGGAAAGTTATCCGGAGAAGGATATGAAAGCGGATGCTATGTTAAGCCGGCTATCGCAGAGGCTAATAATGATTTTGAAATCGTACAGCATGAAACTTTTGCTCCTATTTTGTATTTATTAAAATATTCGGGTGAGATTCAAAATGCGATCGATATTCAGAATGGTGTGGTCCAAGGACTTAGCTCTGCAATTATGACCAATAATTTAAGAGAAGCTGAACAATTTTTGTCAGTTTCAGGATCAGATTGTGGAATAGCCAATGTCAATATTGGTACATCAGGAGCCGAAATCGGAGGAGCCTTTGGTGGAGAAAAAGAAACCGGAGGAGGCAGAGAATCTGGTTCAGATGCCTGGAAAATATATATGAGGCGTCAAACAAACACGATAAATTATACTACTGAACTGCCATTGGCTCAGGGGATCAAATTTGATCTATAG
- a CDS encoding amidophosphoribosyltransferase gives MSDAIKHECGIAMVRLLKPLQYYKDKYGTAFYGINKMYLLMEKQHNRGQDGAGFASIKFDVEPGTRYISRVRSNEQQPIQDVFARINERLNGVIKEHPDKTNDLEWQLSNMPYLGNVYLGHVRYGTFGKNSIESVHPFLRQNNWKHKNLIVAGNFNMTNSGDLLKELIELGQHPKENTDTVTVMEKIGHFLDDEVLELYYNFKQQGISKKEASPLIAKELNIQKILRRASKNWDGGYAMAGMIGHGDAFVLRDPAGIRPAYYYKDDEVVVVASERPVIQTVFNVEFEDVKEIERAHALIIKKDGDVSTQQIMEQLPKKSCSFERIYFSRGSDAAIYQERKMLGKYIFPKVLEAINNDISNTVFSYIPNTAETSFYGMTEAAEEYLNEHKLQTILRGNKNISAQKLTEILSERPRIEKIAIKDAKLRTFITDDNSRDDLVAHVYDVTYGVVKESDNLVIIDDSIVRGTTLKKSIIKILDRLNPKKIIVVSSAPQIRYPDCYGIDMARIDEFIAFKATLELLKESGKYHIIDEVYEKCKASLNEEYPQNHVKEIYSLFTPEQISDKIADLLKTESIDAEVKIIFQSIENLHRACPNDKGDWYFTGDFPTPGGMKVVNKAFMNFYEGKKERAY, from the coding sequence ATGAGCGACGCGATCAAACATGAGTGTGGAATTGCAATGGTCAGGCTTCTAAAGCCGCTTCAGTATTACAAGGATAAGTACGGTACGGCTTTTTACGGTATCAACAAAATGTACCTGTTGATGGAAAAGCAACATAACAGAGGGCAGGATGGTGCCGGTTTTGCAAGTATTAAGTTCGATGTTGAGCCCGGGACCAGATATATCAGCAGGGTAAGGTCAAATGAGCAACAGCCTATTCAGGACGTCTTTGCAAGAATCAACGAACGTCTCAATGGAGTGATAAAGGAGCACCCGGATAAAACGAATGACCTGGAATGGCAGCTTTCCAACATGCCTTATCTTGGAAATGTTTATCTGGGACATGTCAGGTATGGAACCTTTGGAAAGAACAGTATCGAAAGCGTGCATCCCTTTTTAAGACAAAATAACTGGAAGCATAAGAATCTGATCGTTGCGGGAAATTTTAATATGACCAACTCAGGTGATCTTTTAAAGGAATTGATCGAATTGGGGCAACATCCTAAGGAGAATACCGACACGGTAACTGTTATGGAGAAAATCGGACATTTTCTTGATGATGAAGTACTCGAACTGTATTACAATTTTAAGCAACAGGGTATTAGCAAGAAAGAGGCCTCTCCTCTAATTGCCAAAGAATTAAACATACAGAAAATACTTAGAAGAGCTTCAAAAAACTGGGACGGAGGTTATGCAATGGCAGGTATGATTGGCCATGGCGACGCTTTTGTGTTAAGAGATCCTGCCGGGATTCGTCCGGCGTATTATTACAAGGATGATGAGGTTGTGGTTGTAGCTTCGGAAAGGCCCGTGATACAGACCGTTTTCAATGTCGAATTTGAAGATGTCAAAGAGATAGAAAGAGCCCATGCCTTGATCATTAAAAAGGATGGAGACGTCAGTACGCAGCAGATCATGGAGCAGCTTCCTAAAAAGTCTTGTTCCTTCGAAAGAATTTACTTTTCAAGGGGAAGCGATGCCGCTATCTATCAGGAGAGAAAAATGCTTGGTAAATATATCTTTCCAAAAGTCCTGGAGGCGATAAACAACGATATTTCAAATACGGTATTTTCTTATATACCGAATACAGCTGAAACCTCCTTTTATGGAATGACTGAAGCTGCTGAGGAGTATTTGAATGAGCATAAATTACAGACCATTCTTAGGGGTAATAAGAACATCTCGGCCCAAAAGCTGACAGAAATCTTATCCGAAAGGCCAAGGATTGAAAAAATAGCCATAAAAGACGCTAAACTCAGAACCTTTATAACGGACGATAACAGCAGGGATGATCTTGTTGCACACGTATATGATGTTACTTATGGGGTTGTCAAAGAATCGGATAATCTCGTGATTATTGACGACAGTATCGTGAGAGGAACTACGCTGAAGAAAAGTATTATTAAAATCCTTGATCGTTTAAATCCGAAAAAAATAATTGTCGTTTCTTCTGCTCCTCAAATCAGGTATCCGGATTGTTACGGTATCGATATGGCCCGAATTGATGAATTCATAGCATTTAAGGCAACCTTGGAACTGTTGAAGGAGAGTGGCAAATACCATATTATTGACGAGGTGTATGAGAAATGCAAGGCGAGTTTAAACGAGGAGTATCCTCAGAACCATGTTAAGGAAATCTATTCCCTATTTACTCCTGAACAAATTTCAGATAAAATCGCGGATCTCTTAAAAACAGAAAGCATTGATGCTGAAGTAAAAATCATATTCCAGTCTATAGAAAATCTTCATCGCGCATGTCCGAATGACAAGGGTGACTGGTATTTTACAGGAGATTTTCCTACTCCTGGAGGCATGAAGGTTGTTAACAAGGCCTTTATGAATTTTTATGAAGGAAAAAAGGAAAGGGCTTATTAG
- a CDS encoding PfkB family carbohydrate kinase, which produces MGKLLIVGTVAFDAIETPFGKTDKILGGAATFIGLAASQFKLDSGLISVVGGDFPQEYLQMLSDRNIDISGVEVIKEGKTFFWSGKYDYNLNTRETLATDLNVLADFNPVVPDHYADCDFLMLGNLHPSVQMSVINQIPNRPKLVVLDTMNFWMDNTLDELMEVLPKIDVITINDEEARQLSGEYSLVKAAQKIHKMGPEYVVIKKGENGALLFNNGDVFFAPALPLEEIFDPTGAGDTFAGGFIGYLASTHDVSFENMKRAVIYGSNFASFCVERFGTERMVDLDQEEIRKRLGQFKQLTQFEIELTH; this is translated from the coding sequence ATGGGAAAACTTTTAATCGTTGGTACAGTTGCATTTGATGCCATTGAAACCCCTTTTGGAAAGACGGATAAAATATTAGGCGGTGCAGCTACTTTTATTGGTCTTGCAGCGTCCCAATTTAAACTTGATTCGGGTTTGATCTCGGTTGTAGGTGGTGATTTTCCCCAGGAATATCTTCAAATGCTTTCTGACCGAAATATAGATATTTCAGGCGTAGAAGTCATCAAAGAAGGTAAAACATTTTTCTGGAGTGGAAAGTATGATTACAACCTGAATACAAGAGAGACTTTGGCTACAGATCTTAATGTTCTGGCCGACTTTAATCCCGTCGTACCTGATCATTATGCAGATTGCGATTTTCTGATGTTAGGAAACCTTCATCCCTCCGTCCAAATGTCGGTTATTAATCAGATCCCGAACAGGCCGAAGCTTGTGGTATTGGATACAATGAATTTCTGGATGGATAATACGCTGGATGAATTGATGGAAGTTTTGCCGAAAATTGATGTTATCACTATAAATGATGAAGAGGCGAGACAATTGAGCGGTGAGTATTCATTGGTGAAAGCAGCACAGAAGATTCATAAAATGGGGCCAGAGTACGTGGTGATCAAGAAAGGGGAAAACGGAGCGCTTCTTTTTAATAACGGAGACGTGTTTTTTGCCCCGGCACTCCCTTTGGAAGAGATTTTTGACCCGACTGGTGCGGGAGATACTTTTGCAGGTGGTTTTATCGGTTACTTAGCCAGCACCCATGATGTATCCTTTGAAAATATGAAAAGAGCTGTGATCTATGGATCAAATTTTGCTTCTTTTTGCGTAGAGCGATTTGGGACAGAACGAATGGTCGATCTTGACCAGGAAGAAATACGAAAGAGACTTGGACAGTTTAAGCAACTGACACAATTTGAAATAGAATTAACGCATTAA
- a CDS encoding SufE family protein — protein MTIKEIQEEIIEDFDMFDDWMQRYEFIIENGKELPKIEENKKSEDNLIKGCQSKVWLHADYENGKLRFSADSDAILTKGIISLLLKVYNEQTPDDILQTDPFFIDEIGLKEHLSPTRANGLLSMVKQIKLLALAYKSKN, from the coding sequence ATGACTATTAAAGAAATACAGGAAGAAATTATTGAAGACTTCGATATGTTTGATGACTGGATGCAGCGTTATGAGTTTATCATTGAAAATGGTAAAGAACTTCCTAAAATTGAAGAGAATAAGAAGTCAGAAGATAATTTGATCAAAGGATGTCAGTCAAAAGTATGGTTGCATGCAGATTACGAAAACGGAAAACTCAGGTTTTCAGCTGACAGTGATGCGATTCTAACAAAAGGAATCATCTCTTTGTTATTAAAGGTTTACAACGAGCAGACCCCGGATGATATTCTTCAAACTGATCCGTTTTTTATCGATGAAATAGGTTTAAAGGAACATCTTTCTCCTACTCGTGCCAATGGGCTGCTTTCAATGGTCAAGCAGATTAAACTTCTCGCCCTTGCCTACAAGTCAAAAAACTGA
- a CDS encoding DUF59 domain-containing protein yields MNDKTKVDLGEKIVEMVKTIYDPEIPVDIYELGLIYDVFVNEDMDVKVLMTLTSPNCPVAETLPMEVEEKIRSIEEVRNAEVEITFDPTWTQDMMSEEAKLELGFL; encoded by the coding sequence ATGAACGATAAAACAAAGGTAGATCTGGGAGAAAAGATCGTTGAAATGGTCAAAACTATCTATGACCCGGAGATTCCTGTAGATATTTACGAATTGGGTCTTATTTATGATGTCTTTGTAAATGAAGACATGGATGTAAAAGTTTTGATGACACTAACCTCCCCGAATTGTCCCGTGGCCGAAACCCTTCCAATGGAGGTTGAAGAGAAAATTCGCTCCATTGAAGAGGTGCGTAATGCGGAGGTCGAAATAACTTTTGATCCAACCTGGACCCAGGATATGATGAGTGAAGAGGCCAAATTAGAACTTGGTTTTTTATAA
- a CDS encoding DUF2480 family protein yields MSGEIVNRVAKSKLITIDLEDLYPEGRRVRLDISEWLFEGLILREKDFRESVKQHNWDQYHNCYVALHCSTDAIIPSWAYFLISVSLSNVAKKCVVGDLELLESILFNDIIKNFSVEQFKDRPVIVKGCSDKRIPESAYVGLCQKLVPVVSSLMFGEACSSVPLFKKKK; encoded by the coding sequence ATGTCTGGAGAAATAGTCAATAGAGTTGCTAAAAGCAAACTGATCACCATTGATCTTGAAGATCTTTATCCTGAAGGTAGACGCGTTCGACTTGATATTAGCGAATGGTTATTTGAAGGATTGATCCTGCGTGAAAAAGATTTTCGAGAATCTGTAAAGCAGCATAACTGGGATCAGTACCACAACTGTTATGTGGCTTTACATTGCTCAACAGATGCCATTATACCGTCTTGGGCGTATTTCTTGATCAGCGTAAGCCTGAGCAACGTAGCAAAAAAATGTGTGGTGGGCGACCTGGAACTTCTGGAGAGTATTTTATTTAATGATATTATCAAGAATTTTTCAGTTGAGCAATTTAAAGATCGCCCTGTTATTGTAAAAGGGTGTTCTGACAAGCGAATTCCTGAATCGGCTTATGTAGGTCTTTGTCAAAAACTTGTTCCTGTCGTCAGTTCTCTGATGTTTGGAGAAGCCTGTTCGAGCGTTCCTCTTTTTAAAAAGAAAAAGTAA
- a CDS encoding DUF3078 domain-containing protein, which yields MKKVILALFLIVGVSSLQAQTKEELKALKKEKTDSIAALKAKEDAIQAEIDALPGWRLKATGTIGGSISGFNNWYGKSSPNSSVGNFGININAFADLIEEKYFWKNAMNINIGWVKFDDEDDPTDSDAYEVATDVFNISSLYGYKVSKNFAVSALMEYRSTLVDNFNNPGFLDLGVGGTWTPLSELTVVIHPANYNFVFSSGDAVYDSTFGAKVVADYTNSFGGLNVKSNLSIFLSYEGSNFSNYTWTNSFSYTVWKSLGVGFDFGLRKNHQEALNYALIDDPDASFDTVDNDLQSFWLIGLNITLD from the coding sequence ATGAAAAAAGTCATTTTGGCTTTATTCCTAATTGTTGGAGTGAGCAGTCTTCAGGCTCAAACCAAAGAAGAGCTTAAAGCATTAAAAAAAGAGAAAACAGATTCAATAGCTGCCCTTAAGGCCAAAGAGGATGCCATTCAAGCCGAGATAGATGCATTGCCTGGATGGCGACTAAAAGCCACAGGAACAATTGGTGGAAGTATTTCCGGATTCAACAACTGGTATGGTAAGTCCTCTCCTAACTCCTCTGTGGGAAATTTCGGAATTAATATAAATGCCTTCGCTGATCTCATAGAAGAAAAATATTTTTGGAAAAATGCAATGAATATAAATATTGGCTGGGTTAAGTTTGATGATGAAGATGATCCAACGGACAGCGATGCTTATGAAGTTGCAACTGACGTTTTCAACATAAGTTCATTATACGGTTATAAAGTATCAAAGAATTTCGCCGTTTCTGCCTTGATGGAGTACAGATCTACACTGGTCGATAATTTTAACAACCCCGGATTTCTTGACCTGGGTGTTGGTGGTACCTGGACCCCTTTGTCGGAATTAACTGTGGTGATTCACCCTGCCAACTACAATTTTGTGTTCAGTAGCGGAGATGCTGTTTATGATTCGACGTTTGGTGCAAAAGTAGTAGCTGATTATACAAATAGTTTTGGTGGTTTGAATGTAAAATCAAATTTATCAATATTTTTGAGTTACGAAGGATCGAACTTCTCAAATTATACCTGGACCAATTCATTCAGTTACACAGTTTGGAAATCGCTTGGTGTCGGATTTGATTTCGGATTAAGGAAAAACCATCAGGAAGCACTTAATTATGCGCTGATCGATGATCCTGATGCTTCTTTTGATACCGTGGATAACGATTTACAGTCCTTTTGGCTGATCGGTCTTAACATCACACTTGATTAA
- a CDS encoding CNNM domain-containing protein codes for MTLLIVYGALSICFSFLCSILEAVLLSVTPTYITVKINEKKGYAKTLKKLKDNIDQPLITILTINTIAHTVGAILVGVQAEKTFGSGNNAVGIVSAIMTFLILVLSEIIPKSIGANYWKSLANFSTKAIIIMMFPLKYTGILWLLEFTTKIVGKNVHSINVSREDFHAMADIAKEEGVFQESESVVIQNLIDFSNIFVKDIMTPRIVLKTAPENMKIKEFYDNNPKLKFSRIPIYKDSSDDISGYFLKDELLESIIDGKGDEELKTISREIFITKRETPIKLLFDQLIEKQEHIALVVDEYGAVSGIVSQEDILETLLGFEIVDESDSDEDLQVLARKLWQLRAKRHGIIEDEDDLKEQP; via the coding sequence ATGACCCTATTAATAGTTTACGGAGCTCTTTCGATCTGTTTTTCATTTCTCTGCTCTATTCTTGAAGCTGTGTTACTCAGTGTCACACCGACATATATCACGGTAAAAATCAATGAAAAGAAGGGTTATGCAAAAACGCTTAAGAAATTAAAGGATAATATAGATCAGCCTTTAATAACTATATTGACCATCAACACAATTGCGCATACTGTTGGTGCTATCTTAGTTGGGGTTCAGGCAGAAAAAACCTTTGGTTCAGGAAATAATGCAGTTGGGATAGTCTCGGCCATCATGACCTTTCTTATTCTGGTATTATCAGAAATAATCCCTAAATCAATTGGTGCCAACTACTGGAAAAGCCTGGCTAATTTTTCTACAAAGGCTATTATCATAATGATGTTCCCTCTAAAGTATACCGGAATTTTATGGCTACTGGAATTTACTACTAAAATAGTAGGAAAGAATGTTCACAGCATCAACGTGAGTCGTGAAGATTTTCATGCAATGGCCGATATCGCAAAAGAAGAAGGTGTTTTTCAGGAGTCTGAAAGCGTGGTTATTCAGAATCTCATCGATTTTAGCAATATTTTTGTGAAGGATATTATGACACCGAGAATTGTTTTAAAAACGGCTCCGGAAAACATGAAGATAAAGGAATTTTATGATAATAATCCAAAATTGAAGTTTTCAAGAATCCCTATTTACAAGGATTCGTCTGATGATATTTCAGGTTATTTCCTTAAAGATGAACTGTTGGAATCAATTATTGATGGTAAAGGTGATGAGGAGTTAAAAACAATTTCACGTGAAATTTTTATTACTAAAAGGGAGACCCCCATAAAGTTACTTTTTGATCAGCTGATTGAAAAACAAGAACATATTGCCTTGGTTGTTGATGAATATGGAGCAGTCAGCGGTATCGTTTCGCAGGAAGACATCCTAGAAACCCTCCTTGGTTTTGAAATTGTAGATGAAAGCGACAGTGATGAGGATCTTCAGGTTCTTGCGAGAAAACTGTGGCAACTCAGGGCAAAAAGACATGGAATCATCGAGGATGAAGACGATTTGAAAGAGCAGCCTTAA
- the hflX gene encoding GTPase HflX, whose amino-acid sequence MIEKRDSNIESVVLIGVITKEQDEEKSKEYLDELEFLTFTAGGEVIKRFVQKLEFPNPKTFIGSGKLEEVKGFLKENDVKTVIFDDELNPAQLRNIEKFLDTKVLDRTNLILDIFAQRAQTSYARTQVELAQCQYLLPRLTRMWTHLERQKGGIGMRGPGETEIETDRRIIRDKISLLKTKLKKIDRQMAVQRKNRGKMVRVALVGYTNVGKSTLMNVISKSDVFAENKLFATLDTTVRKVVIRNIPFLLTDTVGFIRKLPTQLVESFKSTLDEVREADLLLHVVDISHSNFEDHIDSVNKIISEISPDSDNGNKPTIMVFNKIDAYRHETIDEDDLTTERTKEHYTLEDWKKSWYARMNNQCVFISALNKQNLEEFKKLVFEEVKKIHVTRFPYNDFLYQEYEEKG is encoded by the coding sequence ATGATAGAAAAACGGGATTCAAATATCGAAAGTGTTGTTTTGATTGGGGTCATTACAAAGGAGCAGGATGAAGAAAAGAGTAAAGAGTATCTGGATGAACTGGAGTTTCTGACCTTTACAGCCGGGGGAGAGGTCATAAAAAGATTCGTTCAAAAACTGGAATTTCCTAATCCAAAGACATTTATCGGCTCAGGGAAACTGGAAGAAGTTAAAGGTTTTTTGAAGGAAAATGATGTAAAAACTGTAATTTTTGACGATGAGTTGAATCCGGCTCAATTAAGGAATATTGAAAAATTTCTGGATACAAAAGTTTTGGACAGGACAAATTTGATTCTTGATATTTTTGCCCAAAGGGCCCAAACTTCTTATGCCAGAACTCAGGTTGAATTGGCTCAATGTCAGTATTTACTGCCGCGGCTTACCAGAATGTGGACCCACCTGGAAAGACAAAAAGGGGGTATTGGTATGAGAGGTCCGGGAGAGACTGAAATAGAAACGGATAGACGTATTATCAGGGACAAGATCTCTTTGCTGAAAACAAAGCTAAAAAAGATAGATCGCCAAATGGCTGTGCAACGCAAAAATAGAGGAAAGATGGTACGCGTGGCATTGGTGGGTTATACTAATGTAGGTAAGTCTACACTTATGAATGTAATAAGTAAAAGTGACGTTTTTGCAGAGAATAAATTGTTTGCCACCCTGGACACCACGGTGAGGAAGGTTGTAATCAGGAACATTCCGTTCTTACTTACTGACACGGTGGGGTTCATTAGGAAATTGCCAACACAATTGGTAGAGTCCTTTAAATCGACTTTAGATGAGGTCAGGGAAGCGGACCTGTTGCTCCATGTAGTTGACATCTCGCATTCAAACTTTGAGGATCATATTGATTCAGTGAATAAGATCATCAGTGAAATTTCTCCTGACTCTGACAACGGCAATAAACCAACGATCATGGTTTTTAATAAGATCGATGCCTACAGACATGAAACGATTGATGAAGATGACCTGACAACTGAAAGGACCAAAGAACATTATACGCTGGAAGATTGGAAGAAGTCATGGTATGCCAGGATGAACAATCAATGTGTATTTATTTCGGCCTTAAACAAGCAAAACCTCGAGGAATTTAAAAAGCTCGTTTTCGAGGAGGTGAAAAAAATTCATGTTACAAGATTTCCATACAACGATTTTCTATATCAGGAATATGAAGAAAAGGGTTAA